The following is a genomic window from Triplophysa rosa linkage group LG11, Trosa_1v2, whole genome shotgun sequence.
TGTTAATGGATTGTCAATGATTATCAATTAAAGTcaccattaaaataaaatcttattcttatttttttatggaatgttttttgtaaatgatTTAACGGCGCAGCAAGAACCGACAGGTGGATGATATCACATTACCGCGAGAGAGATTCAAAAGCGTATGGAGCAGCCGGCTCTCTCGCAGTAATGTGATGTCATCCGCGTGTCCGTTCTTGCAGCGCCGCATAGAATCTTAACACACCTGTTCACATCTTTCTCCATTTTGCTAGCAACTTTCCTCAATTCAGAAGCCGTTTTACTCGGATAGGGGAAAAATTAtaactgttttcttttttttcttaaattataaaagtttcttttcatggggactttaatgACAGTTagttattaatataattaacatactgtataaatgttttttacttcAGTATAGTCAACTAATATTTTGCTGACCTTTTGGTGAGGAAATTCATTTacaatcaaatatattttaagatattgtaTATATAGTCCCCTTATATCATgataattatataattaaaagtaattataaaaatgggaaatttgactttaaaaaaaaatgtctttaaagtattcaaaacaataaaattaatgtcatttttttgcctGTTTGATCTGGGAAAAAGTGATTGTGTGCGTCAATACAACAATTAACACATAAACACCAGCAACAATCTATACACATTTACATAATCTGTATACTTTTGTTGTTATACAGTAGcgttaaaatgatagttcacccaagaagaaatattctctcatcatttacttgccatcttgtcatttcaaaccttcttcaaaatagcttcttttgtgttccgcggaaggaaggaagtcacACGGGTTTTGGGCACAGGTTTCACAGGCAGGGGAACAAGTACAGAATAATCTGTTTTCTTTACTAAATTCTTATGTAATGTCATTTTGGCTTGTTTGTTTTGCGCCAAATGAATCTTAACAAGAATCCTTTGAGCATGACTGTTTAAGGGCCAACCCCATTGTTTTGAAATCCAGTATGTGAGAAAAACCAACATCACAGGTTGTTGCCATAGAGACAGAACTTAGTTTATGAGGCATTGCAGTTGTTGAACGCACCATAGGAAAAGTCAAATGAGTCATCGGAGGATATGCGCTCGCTTTTTAGGGAGATTGAAAGTCTTGAGGatgcaaataaaatatgatCACTTTTACATATGTGCTCACAAATACACTCTTCAAAATCATTTACTCGTTTAGTATAAGATAAATGATTGATCAAATATGATGTTTGTTTCGCCCAACTTGGACAATATGATTTTGTCTGCATGCTTACTGCACACCGTTTCTTCGCGATTACAGAAACTGACGATGAATATTCATGAACAACCGTGAGGCAGACTCTGTGGATTTATCTTTACGCATCAACATAAGGATTAGATTAAGGCTATGGGCCTctattaaagagatagttcaacccaaaaaatgacatttctttcatcatttactcaccctcatgtcatttcaagcctgtatgactttcttcttctgcagaacacaaaagaagatattttgaagaatgtacaaCATtgacacccattgacttctatgatgacaaaaccactgaaacatttctcaaaatactaaaaaaaaacacagtaaagCATAAACGCCTCGTAAACATTTTACGAAAAACCAATGAGCACTAAAACTAGCAAAGGATACTACTGTCAGCGGGTAAGTCGCAGAACATTTCTCACCCACCCTCAGATTTATACAGAGTTCAAGAATAATCACACAAGCCCAATTAACAGAGTGATGACTACAGAGGACACATGCTGCACGAGCGTCACAGATCTCGCTGCTTTCTGCTCAGACCACCGGTGAAATGTGACTTGTGCTTGTTAGCTGAATCCAGATAAGAGAAACCCTGCTTCTCTTGTGTGGtgatgttattatttttatctgCAAGGGGTGGACAACAAACTGGATAATGATACAATGTATAAAAAAGATCTCATAGAATCCATGATGCAAACTAACTAAtgattttgatttcactggTTGACATTGCATTCGCATGCTAAAGCATGTATGTTGTGTTAAAATACTTCTGTCCCTGTTTAACTGTAAGTCCTGTCCTGTACATTGCGgttttaaaaattgtatacattatATTATGTGGTTACGTACGTCAGAAATGAACCTTGAAAGTTGTCTGGTCACAGCTGAAGAAGATGTGGTGTCCATGGCTGATTCCACCATCACAGTGGAGGACATTGAGGGGGAGCTGTTTAAAATCGAGAGGATAAAAGATGTCCTGGTCCGGAAGGAGTCCGAGCTCAGATATATGTGAGTCAAGTTTTGTTCTGATATCTAATTCAACATCAGTTTCAACATTAATTCAAAATCAGCTTTGTTTATTGAGCGCTAATAAAAACTCCCCAAAACACTACAGTTACTAAGCAGCAGAACGCAgattgaaaattctgtaattttgCACTTAAATTCTGACTTGAATCCTTTTTTGGGGCAATTTGACACAATGGCTTCAACAGCTTAGAGGACTGTGTATTTTTAATAAgataaaaaacagatttatgaGACCTTGGAATGAGAACGAAACGTTTATAATTCCTcgtgttctttttttatttcctctCTTATTTGTCAGGATGGACGACATCCAGTTGTGTAAGGAGATCACTAGACTCAAAAAGGAACTTCAGAAACTGGTTTCAATCCCAGGTACGCTTTCAACTGGACAGTGTACAAACGTAATATGTTATACAGCCGCGGATGAAATTATgaaaccattccaaatgttcctTTAATCCAcctttctagatgtattgtggtcattccagtccagtgtctgttgactttcaataaaaacaaaccttaggagtgacaaagtcacccaacagcaacgtgaaatactgacaacatgacaagacacatgaaaactgtgataaacatcttttttaaatctttttataaataaatgtaaaaatatgactgttgtactgctttaaaatgaatatgaacttgttttctttgcagtgttgGAGGtgtgaaaaaacacagagcatcttttctgtcattctcACCTGTTTCTCCGGTTTACATTTCCTTCAAATAATtgcaatatttgatttgaaatttgggagaaatattgttagtagtttacagaatgaaacaaaaatgaccattttacctaaacacatgccTATAGTAAATCCAGAAAAACTGAagataattttgaaatggtcttttaatttttcCCCGGCTGTATGTTATTTTGCTCTTCCTGAATTCCTACAATCTACAAGATGATTTTTACTTTCGTTAGAATCAAGAAAAAGCCAATGCATTAATATTGTGCAATTTTCAAAGGTCTTTTCTCTTCAATAGCATCAGTCACACTTTTTCATGTTAGCCTTTCTTCACATATGCTTGTGAAATAACTCACTATAGGTCTCCTGTTTCCAAGGAGATGTGAGAGTGAAGCGTACACCGAGTTTTGTTTACTGCTAAGATTTCCAAGCGCGTATTACAAGCTTGTACGCATAAGAAAGTGTTTTTTCCCAAAACTATAGATGATATCAGTCGCATATCTCTGCTGGTGATAGTCAAAAACCTCCATTTCCATTCGGATCATTTAGGCATTtgaatttttaatatattttgttattagGTGATTTGATGGCTTTACATATTTAAGATTGTATGCGATTGAAGTGGAATTTACACTGCTAAGCTCTGAAAGAGATCATACTCGCATTACGTAAATCTTCCCCTCCAGGTTTGTGTTTATTCAAATCTGATTTGTCAAATAGCATCTCACTACTAGTGGCGGTGAGAAACACAGTGATGTTTGATGTTTTCCAAAACCGAACTGTTTAAATGAAGACTTCATTTTATAACCATTTATGTCACAGACAAAGACAAGTCCAATGAGGACCGACAGCGCGAGGAAGACCTGCTTCAGCAGATCCAGAAGCTGGTGGAGACGCGAGACTTTCTGGTGGATGACCTGGAGTTCGAGAGACTGAGGTCAGTCCTGCTGAGGCGCCCGAGCTTCTGTTCGGCCTTCAGAGACAGAAACATCAACGGCAACCTTGATCGGCGGCCAGCATGCGTGACTGTCAGACCCAAGAATGTGTTTCTGTGCCTCTTGCGGCTGTTCTCTCATCTGTGAAGACGCTGCAATCCAATTGCCATCCCCTTGAAGCCAATAATCCACCCTTCAACACGGCCatctctcgcacacacacacatttcgaGAAATGAGCAAGGCAGGCAAGAACgacagaaaagagagagagatgattttTTCAGATGTGAAGTGGGCTTATTGCCATCTGCCAGGACCTCACGACTTTGAAGTGCGCGTGTGAGTAATAGTGAGTGACGCACGCATGTGAACCCAATGGGAATGAAGTCCTCGCGCTTTATTCATGAGATAAATCACAAGTGGCCATTACACGGATGGGTTGTAAGAGAGAGATCGGCAGCCGAAATCCGACAGACGTCAAAGAGTTCACATTTTGTGATGTGAAAACGATGTGCGGAGAGAATAATTGATTGTTTGGTGTTTGAATGTGACAAGATGGGGTGAAAGCTCAGTGCTTTTTATAATAAGTGTTTGTGTCGGCTGTGTTGTGGCAAGCTGCCAGCGGAACGAGAATGTAGAAACACTTAAAGATTTCTGTGATAGGGATAGAAAATTTCCTTTGTGGAAATGGATCGTTCCCatcatgttaaaaaaacatgcatgtacagtatgtgtgtgtgtgtgttttagatcAATGCCATGTGATGCCTGTTATTGTGTAtccacacagagagagagaggaagataAAGAGATGGCAGATTTCCT
Proteins encoded in this region:
- the zgc:171844 gene encoding bMERB domain-containing protein 1 codes for the protein MERSGSTGTAKQYGSLNQIEPCGHALKQAEEDVVSMADSTITVEDIEGELFKIERIKDVLVRKESELRYMMDDIQLCKEITRLKKELQKLVSIPDKDKSNEDRQREEDLLQQIQKLVETRDFLVDDLEFERLREREEDKEMADFLQAKFPNRCSMKRHTKDKRMTSRAQQTSSPFVTKTGVTLLKECCGFTCSIM